From Afipia carboxidovorans OM5, one genomic window encodes:
- a CDS encoding PopZ family protein, with translation MNQPAKAQEPSMEEILASIRRIISDDDAKPAAAPAEAAPPPQAAAKPATPAPKPEPALKSEPAPAAKNSQEDIDAMLASFDAPAAAAPAPAEPEPEEAEDVFELTEQMAVPAAAPETFQKVEPQDDDLEFTEAPPAPVAAAPVAEEPQVLSGATAKAVESAFNSLATTVLTNNARTLEDLVKEMLRPMLKSWLDDNLPTLVERIVKAEIERVARGR, from the coding sequence ATGAATCAACCGGCAAAGGCGCAAGAGCCTTCAATGGAAGAGATTCTTGCGTCGATCAGGCGCATCATCTCCGATGACGACGCCAAGCCGGCTGCTGCTCCCGCTGAAGCTGCGCCTCCGCCGCAGGCAGCAGCCAAACCCGCGACACCGGCACCGAAGCCCGAGCCTGCGCTCAAGTCCGAGCCCGCGCCCGCCGCGAAGAACAGCCAGGAAGACATCGATGCGATGCTGGCGAGCTTCGATGCGCCGGCTGCTGCTGCGCCTGCACCGGCCGAACCGGAGCCCGAAGAGGCTGAGGATGTCTTTGAGTTGACCGAGCAGATGGCGGTGCCTGCAGCCGCGCCGGAGACCTTTCAGAAGGTCGAACCGCAGGACGACGATCTCGAATTCACCGAAGCGCCGCCCGCGCCCGTCGCCGCCGCACCGGTGGCGGAGGAGCCGCAGGTCCTGAGCGGCGCCACCGCGAAGGCCGTGGAATCGGCGTTCAATTCGCTCGCGACCACCGTGCTGACCAACAACGCCCGCACGCTCGAGGATCTCGTCAAGGAAATGCTGCGGCCGATGCTCAAGTCTTGGCTCGACGACAATCTGCCAACCCTGGTCGAGCGCATCGTCAAGGCGGAAATCGAGCGGGTCGCGCGCGGCCGCTAA
- a CDS encoding TolC family outer membrane protein, producing MRFSGKAWRLALAASAAPVLLFAATPVLAETIEAALVRAYQDNPQLNAQRASVRATDENVPQALSGYRPKVAVTASAGTQYQDIVTKQTVNGVVQRQNLSGVNAPRSFGATISQTLYNGGQTANRTRAAESQVSAAREGLRVLEQSVLLAAATIYMDYLRDSAIVEVQRSNVNVLEQTLKQTQDRFNVGEVTRTDVAQSQAQLAAGRTQLLAAESTLTTTRANFRRIIGSDPQNPQPGSPVDRYLPKSLAQAINMGLVENPNVTAAMYGIDVSHLQVKVAEGALFPTLTLQGAVQHSNETTVTTYQQFGASATAQLTVPIYQGGSEYSLIRQSKETLAQQRLNLDQVRDQTRATVAQSWGQLTATKSQVASAQAQVTASEIALNGVREEARVGQRTTLDVLNAQQALVNARIALVTAQHDRVVASYTVLNAVGRLSPVTLKLRATIYDPSVHYHQVRDSWAGVRTPDGR from the coding sequence ATGCGTTTTTCAGGGAAAGCCTGGCGTCTGGCGCTGGCCGCAAGCGCGGCCCCCGTGCTGCTTTTCGCTGCGACTCCGGTTTTGGCGGAAACTATCGAAGCGGCGCTTGTGCGCGCCTATCAGGACAACCCTCAGCTTAATGCGCAGCGCGCTTCGGTGCGCGCGACTGACGAAAACGTGCCTCAAGCACTGTCCGGTTATCGTCCCAAAGTGGCGGTGACGGCGAGCGCCGGTACGCAATATCAGGACATCGTCACCAAGCAGACCGTAAACGGCGTGGTGCAGCGGCAGAACCTCTCCGGCGTGAATGCACCGCGCAGCTTCGGCGCGACCATTTCGCAAACTCTTTACAACGGCGGGCAGACAGCAAACCGCACCCGCGCCGCGGAAAGCCAGGTTTCGGCTGCGCGCGAGGGCTTGCGCGTGCTCGAGCAGAGCGTGCTGCTCGCGGCCGCCACGATCTACATGGATTACTTGCGCGACTCCGCGATTGTTGAAGTCCAGCGCAGCAACGTCAATGTGCTGGAGCAGACGCTGAAGCAGACGCAGGATCGCTTCAACGTCGGCGAAGTGACGCGCACCGACGTGGCGCAGTCGCAGGCGCAGTTGGCTGCCGGACGCACCCAGTTGCTCGCTGCGGAATCAACGCTGACGACAACGCGCGCCAACTTCCGCCGCATCATCGGCAGCGATCCGCAGAACCCGCAGCCGGGTTCGCCCGTCGACCGCTATCTGCCGAAGTCCCTCGCGCAGGCCATCAACATGGGCCTCGTCGAGAACCCGAACGTCACCGCTGCGATGTACGGCATCGACGTCAGCCACCTGCAGGTCAAGGTGGCGGAGGGCGCGCTGTTTCCGACCTTGACGCTGCAGGGCGCCGTTCAGCACTCGAACGAAACCACCGTGACGACCTACCAGCAGTTCGGCGCATCGGCGACGGCACAGCTCACGGTTCCGATCTATCAGGGCGGCTCCGAGTATTCGCTGATCCGCCAGTCGAAAGAAACGCTGGCGCAGCAGCGCCTCAACCTCGATCAGGTTCGCGACCAGACCCGCGCGACCGTCGCGCAGAGCTGGGGTCAGTTGACCGCCACCAAGTCGCAGGTCGCCTCGGCTCAGGCGCAGGTAACGGCGTCCGAGATCGCACTCAACGGTGTACGCGAAGAGGCCCGCGTCGGTCAGCGCACCACGCTCGACGTCTTGAACGCGCAGCAGGCGCTGGTGAACGCACGCATCGCGCTCGTCACCGCGCAGCATGATCGCGTGGTCGCGTCCTACACCGTGCTGAACGCGGTCGGCCGGCTCTCGCCGGTGACGCTGAAGCTCCGCGCCACGATCTATGATCCGTCCGTGCACTATCATCAGGTGCGGGATAGCTGGGCGGGCGTGCGCACACCGGACGGCCGCTGA
- a CDS encoding protein-L-isoaspartate O-methyltransferase family protein: protein MPDALTSRWNMVDSQVRTADVTDLRLIEAMRATPREAFLPESQKALAYLDRDIALDGEDNVYLIKPMVLGRLLQAADIEPTDRVLVTGGAAGYAAALAGRLGAEVVAVCANDKVAAASRSALEASGLSNITVTAGEAGQGDAARGPYDVIVLHGATEVVPQALYDQIKPGGRLVGVFAQSVPSRATLVTRSEADFGARTLFDAAAPVLPGLKRLPGFTF from the coding sequence ATGCCTGATGCTCTGACTTCCCGCTGGAACATGGTCGATTCCCAGGTTCGCACCGCCGATGTCACGGATCTGCGCCTGATCGAGGCCATGCGGGCGACCCCGCGCGAGGCATTTCTTCCCGAGAGCCAGAAGGCGCTTGCCTATCTCGATCGCGACATCGCCCTCGACGGTGAGGACAATGTTTATCTCATCAAGCCGATGGTGCTCGGCCGGCTGCTGCAGGCTGCCGATATCGAGCCGACCGATCGGGTTCTGGTGACAGGCGGCGCAGCCGGTTATGCGGCAGCGCTGGCGGGTCGTCTCGGGGCTGAGGTCGTCGCGGTCTGTGCCAATGACAAGGTCGCCGCGGCAAGCCGCTCGGCGCTCGAGGCTAGCGGCCTCTCCAATATCACGGTCACGGCGGGCGAGGCCGGGCAGGGCGATGCTGCCAGGGGGCCTTACGACGTCATCGTGCTCCATGGCGCGACCGAGGTGGTTCCGCAGGCCCTCTATGACCAGATCAAGCCCGGCGGACGCCTCGTCGGCGTGTTCGCGCAATCTGTGCCCTCGCGCGCCACCCTCGTGACCCGCTCGGAGGCAGATTTTGGCGCCCGGACCCTGTTCGACGCCGCTGCACCCGTTCTTCCCGGCCTTAAGCGGTTGCCGGGCTTTACATTTTGA
- a CDS encoding chemotaxis protein, protein MDDAWTKDDKGNIIVFPLVGYETRVVENRALALRLPFMMQGDDQTRPSGSLQLIISSADDVRDFGQALIDAADRIEKRSKGA, encoded by the coding sequence ATGGATGACGCGTGGACCAAGGACGACAAGGGCAACATCATCGTGTTCCCACTGGTCGGCTACGAGACGCGGGTGGTGGAAAACCGGGCGCTCGCGCTGCGGCTGCCCTTCATGATGCAGGGCGACGACCAGACCCGCCCGAGCGGCTCGCTCCAGCTCATCATCAGCAGCGCCGATGACGTCCGCGATTTCGGGCAAGCTCTGATCGACGCGGCCGACCGGATCGAAAAGCGCTCCAAGGGCGCCTGA
- a CDS encoding class I SAM-dependent methyltransferase — protein sequence MPDSSATQAGFFQSARMPDPDWWEVLWPDPAKVLADVGIEPGMRVADLCSGDGWFTLQIARIAAAVIAIDLDPQLLDLARIRLKEAGVASGHFVTSDAYDIAAAVGKPVDHVFLANTFHGAPDHTRLARAVHDALEPDGLFTVINWHDRPREDTTVLGKPRGPLTALRMSPEAAVATVEPAGFKLHKLVDVSPYHYGAVFRRASS from the coding sequence GTGCCTGACAGCAGCGCGACGCAAGCCGGATTCTTCCAAAGCGCGCGGATGCCCGACCCGGACTGGTGGGAGGTCCTTTGGCCCGATCCCGCCAAGGTCCTTGCCGATGTCGGTATAGAGCCAGGCATGCGCGTCGCCGACCTGTGCAGCGGTGACGGCTGGTTCACACTTCAGATCGCGCGAATCGCTGCAGCCGTGATCGCTATCGATCTCGATCCGCAGCTTCTCGACCTGGCGCGGATTAGATTGAAAGAAGCCGGCGTCGCGAGCGGGCATTTCGTGACGAGCGACGCCTACGACATTGCAGCGGCGGTCGGAAAGCCGGTGGATCATGTGTTTCTGGCAAACACCTTTCATGGTGCACCGGACCACACCCGCCTCGCCCGCGCTGTCCACGATGCGCTCGAACCGGACGGGCTGTTCACGGTCATCAACTGGCACGACAGGCCGCGCGAGGACACGACGGTTCTGGGTAAGCCTCGCGGGCCACTGACAGCCCTGCGCATGTCGCCGGAGGCGGCCGTTGCGACTGTCGAGCCGGCCGGTTTCAAGCTGCACAAACTGGTCGACGTCTCGCCTTACCATTACGGCGCGGTGTTCAGGCGAGCATCCAGCTAG
- a CDS encoding globin-coupled sensor protein, whose protein sequence is MPVDIAALVGFQPADTASLRALKADLTKSQEAIIGAFYERVLDVPAFRDMIDETCKREKYDLNGFIAHLNDVQFRHWQRFFDGTPDETFMKTARQIGVVHEKCLLTNDLHVASSAVLLEKLLAVAVDHYIAESEETAKVKDALAAIVRMFFIDLAQAISAYDTAAAVTMYKQVSEPLLEAFEREVAKELGSMAGAAAELDGTIKSFADLNKGNIQRCQDTVSSIGNLATSLNELGQITRHIENFVKVISDVSRKTKLLALNAAIEAGRSGEYGRGFNVVASEVKALANEAEEAAQKVAVQAGEIRAAIVAAQANVDESEKLVLAIDSGVAEEQASLETQCAAVGEISNNLAVVSESARELRGRFKAINTA, encoded by the coding sequence ATGCCAGTTGATATTGCTGCTCTTGTTGGTTTCCAGCCAGCCGATACGGCCAGCTTGCGCGCGTTGAAGGCCGATTTGACCAAAAGCCAGGAAGCCATCATCGGCGCGTTCTATGAACGCGTGCTCGATGTGCCGGCCTTCCGGGACATGATCGACGAGACCTGCAAGCGGGAGAAATACGATCTCAACGGCTTCATTGCGCACCTCAACGACGTGCAGTTTCGCCATTGGCAAAGATTCTTCGATGGCACACCGGACGAGACGTTCATGAAGACCGCGCGCCAGATCGGCGTCGTGCATGAAAAATGCCTCCTCACCAACGATCTGCATGTGGCGAGCTCTGCCGTCCTGCTGGAGAAGCTTCTTGCGGTCGCCGTCGATCACTACATCGCCGAATCCGAAGAGACGGCGAAGGTGAAGGATGCGCTCGCCGCGATCGTGCGCATGTTCTTCATCGATCTGGCGCAGGCGATCTCGGCCTACGACACCGCAGCGGCCGTGACGATGTACAAGCAGGTGTCCGAGCCGTTGCTCGAGGCGTTTGAGCGCGAAGTGGCGAAGGAGCTTGGGTCGATGGCTGGAGCCGCCGCCGAACTCGACGGCACGATCAAGAGTTTTGCCGACCTCAACAAGGGCAACATCCAGCGCTGTCAGGACACGGTGTCGAGCATCGGCAACCTCGCGACAAGCCTCAATGAGCTTGGGCAGATTACCCGCCATATCGAGAATTTCGTCAAAGTCATCAGCGACGTCTCGCGCAAAACCAAGCTGCTCGCGCTGAATGCCGCCATCGAAGCGGGGCGCAGCGGCGAGTACGGACGCGGCTTCAACGTGGTGGCGAGCGAGGTGAAGGCGCTTGCCAATGAGGCGGAGGAGGCGGCGCAGAAGGTCGCGGTGCAAGCCGGCGAAATCCGTGCGGCCATCGTCGCGGCGCAGGCCAATGTTGATGAATCCGAAAAGTTGGTCCTCGCCATCGACAGCGGCGTCGCCGAGGAGCAGGCGTCGCTTGAGACCCAGTGTGCGGCCGTTGGCGAAATCTCGAACAACCTGGCTGTGGTCTCCGAGAGTGCCCGCGAGCTGCGTGGCCGCTTCAAGGCCATCAACACCGCATGA
- a CDS encoding ABC transporter ATP-binding protein, with the protein MRDESKPLLEVENLTIDFATENGWFKAVRDISFSIGRNESVAVIGESGSGKSVTANAVLGLLDCPPGRITKGSIRFNGEDLLTMPIEKRRKLYGRRLAMVFQDPLIHLNPVYPIGWQISEVCRIHGMSKADADARTLELLKRVDIPDPQSRVLQYPHQFSGGQRQRIMIAMAMAFAPDLLIADEPTTALDVTVQAQILELLRDLRAETGMSLMMITHDLGVAADIADRVLVMKKGEIVERGTTAGVFAAPQHPYTRQLLADRSEEYRSAKPVAPDPLLKVSNLDISYGPFRAVKNVNLSVGKGEIVGVVGESGSGKSSLAGAVLGLRDISNGSVEFYGKDIRKLGKGELKDYNRSVQAVFQDPYSSLNPRMTVLAILSEPWELHPDVMPKAKRAERAAELLEMVGLSRADLVKYPNEFSGGQRQRIAIARALALDPELIVCDEAVSALDMTIQAQVIALLAELRTKLKLSYLFIAHDLTLVRKFADRVVVMKNGEVVEEGDSETVFANPSHPYTRRLVDSSPVPDPALQKQRRAQLMTA; encoded by the coding sequence ATGCGTGATGAATCGAAACCACTGCTCGAGGTCGAGAATCTCACCATCGATTTCGCAACCGAGAACGGCTGGTTCAAGGCTGTGCGCGATATCAGCTTCTCGATTGGTCGCAACGAATCCGTGGCGGTGATCGGGGAAAGCGGGTCGGGCAAGAGCGTTACCGCCAATGCCGTTCTCGGGCTGCTCGATTGCCCGCCGGGTCGCATCACCAAAGGCAGCATCCGCTTCAACGGCGAAGACCTGCTGACGATGCCGATCGAGAAGCGACGCAAGCTTTACGGCCGCCGCCTCGCCATGGTGTTTCAGGACCCGCTGATTCACCTTAATCCTGTCTATCCGATCGGCTGGCAGATTTCCGAGGTGTGTCGCATCCACGGCATGTCGAAGGCCGATGCTGATGCGCGGACGCTTGAACTCCTCAAGCGCGTCGATATTCCCGACCCGCAGAGCCGGGTGCTTCAATATCCGCACCAGTTTTCTGGCGGCCAGCGCCAGCGCATCATGATCGCCATGGCGATGGCGTTCGCGCCCGATCTTCTGATCGCGGACGAACCCACCACGGCGCTTGACGTTACCGTGCAGGCGCAGATCCTCGAACTGCTGCGCGATCTGCGGGCCGAAACGGGCATGTCGCTGATGATGATCACCCATGATCTCGGTGTCGCGGCCGACATCGCTGACCGCGTGCTGGTGATGAAGAAGGGGGAGATCGTCGAGCGCGGCACCACGGCAGGTGTCTTTGCCGCCCCGCAGCATCCCTATACGCGCCAGCTTCTGGCCGATCGCTCGGAGGAATATCGCTCGGCAAAGCCGGTCGCGCCGGACCCGCTTCTCAAGGTGAGTAACCTCGACATCAGCTACGGTCCGTTCCGCGCGGTCAAGAACGTCAATCTGAGTGTCGGAAAAGGCGAGATCGTCGGCGTCGTGGGCGAATCCGGCTCCGGCAAGTCCTCGCTTGCAGGCGCGGTTCTGGGCTTGCGCGATATCAGCAACGGCTCGGTGGAGTTCTACGGCAAGGATATCCGCAAGCTCGGCAAGGGCGAGTTGAAGGATTACAACCGTTCGGTGCAGGCGGTGTTTCAGGACCCGTATAGTTCGCTCAACCCGCGCATGACTGTGCTCGCCATTCTCTCCGAACCGTGGGAGCTGCATCCCGATGTCATGCCGAAGGCGAAGCGCGCCGAGCGTGCGGCCGAATTGCTCGAAATGGTCGGCCTTTCGCGCGCCGATCTGGTCAAGTATCCCAACGAGTTCTCGGGCGGCCAGCGCCAGCGCATCGCCATCGCGCGTGCGCTCGCACTCGACCCGGAGTTGATCGTGTGCGACGAGGCGGTCTCCGCGCTCGACATGACGATCCAGGCGCAGGTGATCGCGCTGCTCGCCGAATTGCGGACAAAGCTGAAGCTGTCCTATTTGTTCATCGCTCACGACCTCACGCTTGTTCGCAAATTTGCCGACCGCGTGGTGGTGATGAAGAACGGCGAGGTGGTGGAAGAGGGCGATTCCGAGACTGTTTTCGCGAACCCGTCGCATCCCTACACGCGCAGGTTGGTCGATTCGAGTCCGGTCCCCGATCCCGCTTTGCAAAAGCAGCGTCGTGCGCAGCTGATGACTGCCTGA
- a CDS encoding ABC transporter permease, protein MKARGMFKLLLQDKLALAAAIYMVFICLVALVGPELLGKAAVSINLRARNAHPFHLESGWLYVLGSDSLGRSILARIIVASRNTIGIAAGSLLASMLVGGCIGLVAGLSRGALGQIIMRAMDIVMSFPSLLMALIVLYVLGPDPINIVIVLAITRLPVYVRTARAEALEIRERAFVSAARVMGAGRMHLAIRHIAPLVLPTLLVIGALDFAYLMLAESALSFLGMGVQPPAITWGLMVAEGRSYLNIAWWLAFWPGLAIMITALCANLLAGWFRVANDPALRASLKTKAVINA, encoded by the coding sequence ATGAAAGCACGAGGCATGTTCAAGCTTCTCCTTCAGGACAAGCTCGCTTTAGCCGCCGCCATCTACATGGTGTTCATCTGTCTGGTCGCGCTGGTTGGCCCCGAGCTACTCGGCAAGGCTGCGGTTTCGATCAATCTGCGCGCACGCAATGCGCATCCGTTCCACCTCGAATCCGGCTGGCTCTATGTGCTCGGTTCGGATTCGCTCGGGCGCAGCATCCTCGCCCGCATCATCGTGGCGTCGCGCAACACGATCGGCATCGCAGCCGGATCGCTGCTCGCCTCGATGCTGGTTGGCGGTTGCATCGGGCTTGTTGCGGGCTTGAGCCGCGGCGCGCTCGGACAGATCATCATGCGCGCGATGGATATCGTCATGAGCTTCCCGTCGCTCCTGATGGCGCTGATCGTTCTTTACGTTCTCGGCCCCGATCCCATCAATATCGTGATCGTGCTCGCGATCACCCGCCTGCCGGTCTATGTGCGTACCGCGCGTGCGGAGGCACTTGAAATCCGGGAGCGGGCGTTCGTCTCGGCCGCGCGGGTGATGGGAGCAGGGCGCATGCACCTTGCGATCCGCCACATCGCGCCGCTCGTGCTGCCGACGCTTCTCGTGATTGGGGCGCTCGACTTCGCCTATCTGATGCTGGCCGAGTCCGCGCTCTCGTTCCTCGGCATGGGCGTGCAGCCGCCCGCGATCACCTGGGGCCTGATGGTCGCGGAGGGCCGCAGCTATCTCAACATCGCGTGGTGGCTCGCATTCTGGCCGGGCCTCGCCATCATGATTACGGCGCTGTGCGCCAATCTTCTTGCGGGATGGTTCCGCGTCGCCAACGATCCGGCGTTGCGCGCGAGCCTCAAGACGAAGGCGGTTATCAATGCGTGA
- a CDS encoding ABC transporter permease, which produces MTGYILRRGGQSLLAFLFLLVLVFFLARMTGDPTNLFLPMDAPMDQRIAFAERHGFNAPMYVQFGRYIYDMLHFDFGESIFQGRPAMDAALNAFPVTLRLAFVTMILAMFFSILIGSLSAFRPGGVFDRVASMITITSASAPDFWVAIVAILVFAVSLGLLPTSGMGSIWHWILPVGVLLIRPLGLMTQVVRASMIGALASPYVKTARAKGAGSRRIIFLHALRNSLLTVVTVAGDQAAALINGAVVVETVFGWPGIGNLMISAIKQRDFAVVQACILLTAFAIFVMNILIDFAYTRIDPRVRTS; this is translated from the coding sequence ATGACGGGTTATATTCTGCGCCGCGGCGGACAAAGTCTGCTCGCCTTTCTCTTTCTGCTGGTGCTGGTGTTTTTCCTGGCACGCATGACAGGCGATCCGACCAACCTGTTTCTGCCGATGGACGCGCCGATGGATCAGCGCATCGCCTTCGCAGAGCGCCATGGGTTCAATGCGCCCATGTATGTGCAGTTCGGTCGCTACATCTACGACATGCTGCACTTTGACTTCGGAGAATCGATTTTCCAGGGCCGTCCGGCAATGGACGCCGCTCTCAACGCGTTTCCGGTGACGCTGAGGCTTGCTTTCGTCACCATGATTCTCGCGATGTTCTTCTCCATCCTGATCGGTTCGCTGTCGGCGTTCCGGCCGGGCGGGGTGTTCGACCGCGTCGCCAGCATGATCACGATCACCAGCGCGAGCGCGCCCGACTTCTGGGTGGCGATCGTTGCGATCCTCGTCTTCGCCGTCTCGCTAGGCCTGCTGCCGACGTCGGGCATGGGATCGATCTGGCATTGGATCTTGCCTGTCGGCGTTCTCCTGATCCGGCCGCTCGGGCTGATGACGCAGGTGGTGCGCGCCTCGATGATCGGTGCGCTCGCCTCGCCCTACGTCAAGACGGCGCGTGCGAAGGGAGCCGGCAGCCGCCGCATCATTTTCCTGCATGCGTTGCGTAACTCGCTGCTGACGGTCGTCACCGTCGCCGGCGATCAGGCCGCCGCGCTCATCAACGGTGCCGTCGTGGTCGAGACGGTGTTCGGCTGGCCGGGCATCGGCAATCTGATGATCAGCGCCATCAAGCAGCGCGACTTCGCCGTGGTGCAGGCCTGCATCCTGCTGACCGCCTTCGCGATCTTTGTGATGAACATCCTGATCGATTTTGCCTACACGCGGATCGATCCGCGGGTCCGGACGAGCTGA
- a CDS encoding ABC transporter substrate-binding protein: MRKLLKLCLGAAVIMTPSVLSSQAWSAPTDVTIVLETQPDQLDPCQSSKSQVGKVIKQNVVETLTEISPENGKITPRLATEWKQVDDLTWRFKLRQGVKFHDGTPFNAAAVKYSVERTLDKAIDCEIRVKYFGGIDITATPINDYEIEFKTKTPQPILPTLMGTVVAMSTATPMGKITREPIGTGPYKLAQWVPGQQIVLERTNDYWGSKPKVTKATYIWRSESAVRAAMVASGEADISPNVAVQDATDPSMDFSFLNSETSRLRIDAAIPPLNDVRVRLALNYATDREGMKGTIFSKQVIASTQHVVPGINGHNPDLKPYPYDPAKAKALLKEAKAAGTPIDREIVLVGRYNLYPNSEESVQALQAMYEAVGLKVKLRMTEAAEWYKLLFKPFADNRQPTLFQEQHDNNNGDAVFTIYVKYHSQGGQSTINDPELDKLIDEAGKSTGEKRTKLYQEAFKRIHEVDVPDVSLFHMVGFTRVNKRLDFRPSIATNSELQLSLIGFK; this comes from the coding sequence ATGAGAAAACTTTTGAAGCTATGTTTGGGGGCGGCCGTCATCATGACGCCGTCTGTTCTATCGTCTCAGGCCTGGAGCGCGCCGACCGACGTTACGATCGTGCTCGAAACCCAGCCTGACCAGCTTGACCCTTGCCAATCGTCGAAATCTCAAGTCGGCAAGGTCATCAAGCAGAACGTGGTCGAGACTCTGACCGAGATCAGCCCTGAAAACGGTAAGATCACGCCGCGTCTTGCAACCGAGTGGAAGCAGGTGGATGATCTGACATGGCGATTCAAGCTGCGTCAGGGTGTCAAGTTCCACGACGGCACGCCGTTCAACGCCGCCGCCGTGAAGTATTCGGTGGAGCGGACTCTCGACAAGGCGATCGATTGCGAGATCCGCGTCAAGTATTTCGGCGGCATCGACATCACGGCGACGCCGATCAACGATTACGAGATCGAGTTCAAGACCAAGACCCCGCAGCCGATTCTGCCGACGCTGATGGGTACGGTCGTCGCTATGTCGACCGCAACGCCGATGGGCAAGATCACACGCGAGCCGATCGGCACCGGCCCCTATAAGCTTGCCCAGTGGGTGCCAGGCCAACAGATCGTGCTTGAGCGCACCAATGATTATTGGGGATCCAAGCCGAAGGTGACGAAGGCGACCTATATCTGGCGCTCGGAGTCGGCCGTGCGCGCAGCCATGGTTGCCTCCGGCGAGGCGGATATCTCGCCGAACGTCGCCGTGCAGGATGCGACCGATCCGTCGATGGATTTCAGCTTCCTGAACTCGGAGACCTCACGTTTGCGTATCGATGCGGCCATCCCGCCACTCAACGACGTGCGGGTCCGGCTTGCGCTCAACTACGCGACCGACCGCGAGGGCATGAAGGGCACCATCTTCAGCAAGCAGGTGATCGCCTCGACCCAGCACGTTGTGCCCGGCATCAACGGTCATAACCCCGACCTCAAGCCGTATCCTTACGATCCGGCCAAGGCGAAGGCCCTCCTGAAGGAAGCCAAGGCTGCCGGCACGCCGATCGATCGCGAGATCGTGCTGGTTGGCCGCTACAACCTTTACCCCAACTCCGAGGAATCGGTGCAGGCGCTGCAGGCGATGTACGAGGCGGTGGGTCTGAAGGTGAAGCTGAGGATGACGGAAGCAGCCGAATGGTACAAGCTTCTGTTCAAGCCTTTCGCGGATAATCGTCAGCCGACCCTGTTCCAGGAACAGCACGACAACAATAATGGCGACGCGGTGTTCACCATCTATGTGAAGTACCACTCGCAGGGCGGTCAATCGACGATCAACGATCCCGAACTCGACAAGCTGATCGACGAGGCCGGAAAGTCGACGGGTGAAAAGCGCACGAAGCTGTATCAGGAAGCTTTCAAGCGGATTCACGAAGTGGACGTTCCGGATGTCTCGCTGTTCCACATGGTTGGCTTCACCCGTGTGAACAAGAGACTGGACTTCCGTCCGTCGATCGCCACCAATTCCGAACTTCAGTTGAGCCTCATCGGGTTCAAGTAA